From the Rhinatrema bivittatum chromosome 3, aRhiBiv1.1, whole genome shotgun sequence genome, one window contains:
- the LOC115087748 gene encoding uncharacterized protein LOC115087748, protein MTTAIAIPTAQSISIVGASGKPLAAPILQNRQVRVGGQLVSHRFLYVPGCPVPLIGRDLLCKLRATLQFESNGEIKASFADNPVSLICPLQEEWRLHLPIVERTIEHRYEEDTPLNAKRRYLMDSVPSVWSENNPGGLATEAEPVWIELKEKAQVINQAQYPIPYVARQGIQVHLQRLFDLGILRQVRSAWNTPLLPVKKPGTNDYRPVQDLRKVNSQVADLVALVPNPYSILAQVNPKSKWYSVIDLKDAFFSVPVAEECQKIFAFTWENAHTGIKQQYTWTRLPQGFKHSPTLFGEQLAKDLKTYQKKHGPVIQYVDDLLLFRDTYLDCAKATLHLLQTLYSKGYRASKKKAQICELEVEYLGFRIREGTRCLGISRTNSIRHQPTPTCKKELRAFLGATGYCRLWIANYAVIAQPLYDKLRGKEAESQPFQWEGHELVHLQQLKEALISPPALGLPDVTKPFHLFVDEKKGMAIGVLTQTFGSWERPVAYLSKGMDNVAKGWPGCLRSIAAACILIPEAVKLTFGQTLQVTTPHTIQGLLETHGPKWMTNSRLVKYQALLCETPEIQIQDSKNLNPATLMPAPEPVSHDCEEVMATVHSSRPDLRDQPWQGAWTLFTDGSSQVKNGVRVAGYAVVTEDDIIEAGPLPSGTSAQKAELIALTRALQLAEGKTVNIYTDSKYAFLTIQVHGALYKERGFLNAEGKQLANAPEIHELLKSVWLPHKVAVMHCKAHTGKSDPIARGNQKADSAAKAGAQDHYQTRMTICPLLQFPTEIPTYSAEENDWAKAENFHQQNGWWIISDGRIWIPDTIAWTIVREAHCHTHLGRDSLAKLLAKTYYINRITQLTKHAINQCVTCARNNPRNGPGPAPGHVLRGTIPFQVCQIDFTHMTPALGYKAMLVAVCTYTGWIEAVPTRTETAKEVVSLLLNQILPRYGLPRQINSDNGPAFTSEATQHLTKILGLKWHLHCAWRPQSSGTVERANRTLKSQLAKLCQETRTKWPKMLPLALLNIRCTPRQSGLTPYEMMYARPPPLPSFPESLQVQGEMSLSNQMKGLYNTVEAIRKYTCETEPLILINPIHKFQVNDSVWIKEWDESDFLKPRWKGPFTVLLTTPTALKVSGCPTWIHWSRVKPATETWQVSKTGDSTLRFTRNTTKVNLL, encoded by the coding sequence ATGACTACTGCAATCGCTATTCCCACAGCACAAAGCATCTCCATTGTAGGGGCCTCCGGGAAACCACTGGCAGCCCCTATTCTTCAGAATCGACAGGTTCGAGTGGGAGGACAACTAGTATCCCACCGATTCCTCTATGTCCCTGGATGTCCAGTTCCACTAATTGGTAGAGATCTCCTTTGCAAATTAAGGGCCACTCTACAGTTTGAATCAAATGGTGAAATCAAAGCTTCCTTTGCAGACAATCCTGTTTCCCTTATTTGTCCTCTCCAagaggaatggagactacatcttcccatagttgAACGAACCATCGAGCACCGATATGAGGAAGATACCCCTCTCAATGCAAAACGAAGGTACCTGATGGATAGCGTACCTTCAGTATGGTCTGAAAACAATCCAGGAGGACTAGCAACCGAGGCTGAACCCGTCTGGATAGAACTGAAAGAGAAGGCACAAGTCATTAaccaagcccaatatcctattcCCTACGTGGCCAGACAGGGAATACAAGTACATCTTCAAAGACTATTTGACTTGGGCATCCTGCGACAAGTCCGGTCTGCCTGGAACACTCCCTTGCTACCAGTAAAGAAACCTGGTACTAACGACTATCGACCTGTACAAGATCTACGAAAAGTAAATAGCCAAGTAGCGGACTTGGTGGCCCTGGTACCCAACCCGTACTCCATTCTAGCTCAAGTCAATCCCaaatcaaagtggtacagtgtaatcgatctcaaagatgctttcttctccgttccggtAGCAGAAGAATgtcagaagatctttgccttcacatgggaaaatgcacacacTGGAATAAAACAACAGTACACctggactcggttgcctcaaggATTCAAACACTCTCCCACGCTCTTCGGGGAACAGCTGGCAAAAGATTTGAAAACTTACCAGAAAAAAcatgggccagtaatacagtatGTTGATGACTTACTGTTGTTCAGAGACACATATCTTGACTGTGCGAAAGCTACCCTTCACCTGTTACAGACATTGTATTCAAAAGGGTACCGGGCAAGCAAAAAGAAAGCCCAGATCTGTGAATtagaagtagagtatttaggttTCCGAATTCGTGAAGGCACTCGATGCCTTGGAATCTCTCGTACAAATTCAATAAGACATCAGCCTACACCAACCTGCAAAAAAGAACTGCGAGCATTTCTGGGAGCCACCGGATACTGCCGgctttggattgctaactatgcagttattgcccaacccctatacgacaagctacggggtaaagaagcagaatctcaacccttccagtgggaaggacatgaactagtacacttacaacaactaaaagaagccctgatctcaccccctgctctgGGGCTACCTGACGTAACTAAACCATTTCATCTGTTTGTAGATGAGaaaaaaggaatggccattggggtccTGACTCAAACCTTCGGATCATGGGAGAGACCCGTTGcctatctgtcaaaaggaatggacaatgttgccaaAGGATGGCCGGGGTGTCTTCGAAGCATCGCGGCTGCATGCATattaattccagaagcagtcaagttgacatttggacaaactttgcaagtaacaactcctcataccatTCAGGGACTGCTCGAAACACATGGACCAAAGTGGATGACcaactcacgtcttgtaaagtaccaagccttactatgtgaaactcctgaaattcaaatacaagacagtaaaaacttAAACCCAGCCACTCTAATGCCAGCACCTGAACCAGTaagccatgattgtgaagaagtcatggctaCAGTACACTCCAGTCGACCTGACTTAAGGGATCAGCCTTGGCAAGGCGCATGGACTTTATTTACAGACGGAAGTAGTCAGGTAAAGAATGGAGTACGAGTGGCTGGCTATGCAGTAGTAACTGAAGATGATATCATTGAAGCTGGACCCTTGCCttcaggaacgtctgcacaaaaagctgaattaattgcccttactcgagctcttcAGTTGGCAGAagggaaaactgtaaatatctatacagactctaaatatgccttcttaACCATCCAAGTCCACGGAGCATTGTACAAGGAACGAGGGTTTCTCAATGCCGAAGGAAAACAATTGGCAAATGCGCCAGAGATCCATGAACTGTTAAAGTCCGTATGGCTACCACACAAAGTGgccgtaatgcattgcaaagcacacaccggAAAATCTGATCCTATCGCTCGGGGAAACCAGAAAGCTGATTCTGCCGCCAAAGCAGGAGCCCAAGACCATTATCAAACAAGAATGACCATATGCCCCCTCTTGCAGTTTCCAACTGAAATACCCACCTACTCAGCCGAAGAAAACGACTGGGCAAAAGCTGAAAATTTCCATCAACAGAATGGGTGGTGGATCATCTCAGACGGACGGATATGGATACCTGATACTATTGCGTGGACAATAGTAAGAGAAGCACACTGTCATACACACCTGGGACGTGATTCATTGGCAAAACTACTGGCAAAAACATACTATATAAACCGAATCACACAATTGACTAAACATGCAATTAATCAATGTGTTACATGTGCAAGAAATAATCCTCGCAATGGACCTGGTCCTGCACCGGGACATGTTCTCCGGGGAACTATACCATTTCAAGTCTGTCAAATTGATTTCACCCACATGACCCCTGCACTAGGTTATAAAGCCATGCTGGTAGCAGTATGCACCTACACCGGATGGATTGAAGCTGTGCCTACGCGAACAGAAACTGCAAAGGAAGTCGTTTCCCTCTTATTGAACCAAATCTTACCACGATATGGATTACCACGGCAGATCAATTCAGACAACGGCCCAGCTTTTACCAGCGAGGCAACTCAACACCTCACCAAAATTTTGGGCCTCAAATGGCATCTCCATTGCGCATGGAGACCTCAAAGTAGTGGGactgttgaacgagctaacagaacTTTGAAAAGTCAATTAGCCAAGCTCTGTCAAGAAACAAGAACCAAATGGCCCAAAATGCTACCATTGGCATTGCTTAACATCAGATGCACTCCACGACAATCAGGACTAaccccttatgaaatgatgtacgcaaggCCGCCACCGTTGCCCTCCTTCCCCGAATCCTTACAAGTCCAAGGGGAAATGTCACTCAGCAACCAAATGAAAGGACTCTACAATACTGTGGAAGCAATTCGCAAATATACCTGTGAGACAGAGCCACTAATCTTAATCAATCCTATCCATAAATTCCAGGTGAACGACTCTGTGTGGATCAAGGAATGGGATGAATCAGACTTCCTTAAACCTCGATGGAAGGGACCATTCACTGTGCTGTTAACCACACCTACCGCTCTCAAAGTATCCGGTTGTCCCACATGGATCCACTGGAGCCGAGTCAAACCAGCCACCGAAACTTGGCAGGTCTCCAAGACCGGTGACAGCACCCTGCGCTTTACTAGAAATACAACAAAGGTCAACCTGCTATAG
- the LOC115087749 gene encoding uncharacterized protein LOC115087749 produces MNMTKIQDIVQKKDETPGDFLERLMDAYRRYSPFDPEDQKNHPIIVMSFVGQSCPDIRRKLQKTEGFEAMNISQLKIMADKVYGNRELEDEKKEKKESSRRMRESVNLLAAAMEETNFGEQARKYRGYPGQRGRWQRGRSGRGGSFRGGRAPVGVNQCAYCKQEGHWKAECPEKPREGEGGNSSKPSKSKENEWQMALDELSDESSDDIGRNS; encoded by the coding sequence atgaacATGACTAAAATCCAGGATATAGTACAAAAGAAGGACGAAACTCCGGGAGACTTCCTCGAACGACTAATGGATGCGTACCGGAGATACAGCCCTTTTGATCCAGAAGATCAAAAGAACCACCCTATAATAGTCATGAGTTTCGTAGGACAGTCATGCCCCGATATACGCCGAAAACTCCAGAAAACAGAGGGATTTGAAGCAATGAACATCAGCCAGCTCAAAATTATGGCAGACAAAGTCTATGGAAATAGAGAGCTGGAAgatgagaaaaaggagaaaaaagaaagtagCAGAAGGATGAGAGAAAGTGTTAACTTGTTAGCGGCAGcaatggaagaaactaatttcggagAGCAGGCCAGAAAGTATCGAGGATACCCTGGGCAGAGAGGAAgatggcagagaggaagatcaggaAGAGGCGGATCcttcagaggaggaagagcgCCTGTAGGGGTCAATCAATgtgcatattgtaaacaagaaggacattggaaggcTGAGTGCCCTGAGAAACCACGGGAGGGCGAAGGAGGGAACAGTTCAAAACCCtcaaaatctaaagaaaatgaatggCAAATGGCGTTGGACGAATTGTCAGACGAGTCTAGTGACGATATCGGGCGAAACTCATGA